caataaatgtgaatttcatcCTTCAAATCGAGTACCCTCAGGGCCTCTAGACTTTCCAGGACGAGCCTCCCAGTGGAGAAGGATGATTGAAGTCCCACAATTTAGTCATCACTATTGaacactttgttgacaaaggtctgtctagtcaaagctatgcttttccagtagtcatgtacagacatgagaaatgcaccataaagaaggctgagcaccgaagaactgatgctttcaaattgtggtgacggagattcctgagagtcccttggactgcaaggagatcaaaccagttcatctgaaaaggaaatcaaccttgaatatttgctggaagaactggtgctgaagctgaaactctttggccacctgatgggaaaagctgactcactgaaaaagagcCTGATAGTTGAGGGCAAAAGAAAgcggcggcagaggatgagatggttaaataagcaaaccgactcaatggacatgaatctgagcaaactctgggagatggtgaaggacagggaagcctggcgtgctgcagtccagggggtcacaaggtatcggacacaactgagcgactgaacaaaattGAGTACAATCGTCCTTATGCCGAGGCCCTGGTGAAGGACTCTTTAAGGCCGCCAGTTCTTACTGCGCCCCCACGGAGGTGGGTTGTTAACTGTTATCCTCCAGCTCAGCTCTGCCCTTTCCGCCCTGAGGGCAAGCAGGGTGCAGGGACCAGAGCCGACCAGAGGCAGGCTGGCGCTCAGGAGGGCAGTCCCAGCTCCACTGATGCCCGCAGAGTCACACAGGCCAACACACTAGCCCTCTCTGAGCCGCAGTGCCCTCACCCTAACGCAGGAATGACGTCCCCCACCTCAAAAGCTGGACTCAGGTACTGCAGCTCCCAGTCTGGCCACATGAAAACGCTGGCTGTCAGCCATGGTGACTGTAAAGTCATTGGTAAAGAAAGTTATTCTGGATCAGAGGAAAAAAGGAGGTCATGAAAATGTAAAGTTGTGGCCTGGCACAAGGCTCAAGAGATGGAAGCTGGGACGGATGCTTTCTCAAATAAAACCATTGgtacacaggctttctctttGTTCAGAGCTTTTACAAATCAAGAAAAGCCTCGTTTCAAAAAATCAGCAAAAGACAAATAAGCAATTTGTAAAAGATATACAGTTAGCTAATAAAGACATGAAAAAGTTcatagtagcaaaaaaaaaaaaaggaaagaaacactgCGAGGATGGAATGCCACTAATGTGATCATTGTCTCCTCaaaacaacaaaccaaaaaactttGGGGTGGAAGAGCAGAAAGCTTGGGTGTATTTCTTAGAGGGAATAAAAATACCAGGAGACACTACCCAGAAAGTGAACGGTGGTGACCTTGGCGGAGGGTAagagggttgtttgttttcttccccaGGTTTGATTTTTCCGTTTTACATATGAAACATTTTTGCAGTCACTGCAAGTCTCGCGctcggggtggggcggggcaccCGGCTTGCAGGGACCTCGGGCACCGGCAGGCGGCGAGAACAAAGGCCGAGCGCGGGCGCGTGCGTcggggcggggcctcgggcgACGTCTGGGGCGGGGCCTGGACCGTCCGCCCGCGCGCTCGGGCCCCGCGCATTCAGCGGATGGAGGCACCATGGCCCGGCTTCGCGTGCGGATGGTGGTCACGGCAGACGACTTTGGCTACTGCCCGCGGCGCGACGAGGGCATCGTGGAAGCCTTCCTGGCCGGGGCTGTGACCAGCGTGTCCCTGCTGGTCAACGGTTCGGCCGCCGAGAGCGCGGCTGAACTGGCCCGCAGGTGAGTGGCGGCCTTCCTGCACGGTCGGGGGCGGGCTCGGGGACCGCCGTCCGCGCCGCCGATGCTCCCCGCTCGCGCTCCGCCCGCAGGCACCAGATCCCCACGGGCCTCCACGCCAACCTGTCCGAGGGCCGCCCCGTGGGCCCGGCCCGCCACGGCGCCTCTTCGCTGATCGGCTCCGAGGGCTTCTTCCTCGGCAAGATGGGATTCCGGCGGGCGGTGGCGGCTGGAGAAGTGATCTTGGCCCAGGTGCGAAGGTGCGGCTGCGGGAAGACGCTCAGGGCTGCGCCGCGAGGGTGCCCTGGACCATTACGGGGTGGACTGGGGCGCCGGATGGCTCCCTGGTTCAGACACAGGGACGATCGCAGCGGAGCGCCTGGACGGGGTCCCCTGGGGAGCTGCTCCCGAACGTGTACTAGGTAACTGTCAACCTTCGCCCTCCAGGTGCGAGAAGAGCTGGAGGCCCAGCTGAGCCGCTTCCGGGAGTTACTGGGCAGGGACCCTACTCACGTGGACGGCCACCAGCACGTGCACGTGCTCCCAGGTGCGCGGGACTGGGCTCCCACGCGGGGATGGGAGTGTGCGGCACGTGCCTCGCCCTGACTTCGCCCGGCCCGCCCGCAGGCGTGTGCCGGGTGTTCGCCGAAGCCCTGCAGGCCTGCGGAGTGCTCTTCACTAGGCTGCCCCTGGAGCGCGGGGTGGACGGCTGCGCGTGGCTGGAGGCCCCAGCGCGCGCCTTTGCCGGCGCCGTGGAGCAAGACGCCCGCGCTGCCATCGGTCCCTTTGTCCACCATGGCCTTCGGTAAGGCCCCCAGTCCCCTGGCGAAACCCCCTCCACCCCTGTGCGTCTGGCTGGCTGTGCCCCCCTCCCCATTTCTTAACCTCAACGGGGGTCAGGCCTCCTCCCGCGTTGGCCCCGCCCCAGTTGCCAGGGGTCCCTGGCCTAGCCCTCCCACCGAGGCCTtctggtcctgctgctgctgccctggCGCCCACAGGTGGACCGACGTCTTCGTGGGCTTGAGCACCTGCGGCCGGAACATGTCCACGCACCGAGTGCTGGAGGCACTGACTCGGGCCCTGGAAGGCACGCCCACTGGCCAGGCAGTGACGGCCGAGCTGATGGCACACCCCGGCTACCCGAGTGTGCCTCCACTTGGGGGCTGCGGGGAGGGCCCCGACGCCTTCTCCTGCTCTTTGGATCGCCTGCATGAGCTGCGTGTCCTCACGGCGCCCGCACTGCGGGCTCAGCTTGCCCGGGATGGCGTGCAGCTCTGCACTCTGGAAGACCTAGACCGaaagaggcccagagaaggggccCCCAGCAAAGCCGCTCGGGAAACCCTTCTGGAGCCCTCCCCACCGTGACCCTGGCAGACAGCTGAGCGCTAACGTCCTTGGTGCGCAGGAAGGAAACCCGGCCCCAGAGCCCGCGTTTCTGGGCCTGGACGCTGTCACCTCTGGGCCCAGGTCCTCATGGCGCCGGGTGGCGGCCAAGCTTCTGCAAGCAAGCGCTCTGGCTGTGGGGGGCAGCCGTGACCTCTGGGCCTGGGCCCTGCCAGGCGTGGGGGCCATCACACCACTGGCATCATCCTTGTGTGGGCCCTAGGAGCAGAGGGAGCTGTGTTAATAAAGTGGCACGTTTCCTGTGAACCAGGCCCAGGAACCTTCCCACACACGCGGGCACGCCACTCGGCCCCTGAGGTCACTTTCCCAGGAGCGGTCAGCAGCGTGGCCCACCTTGGCTCTGCCCGTGCCTCGGCTCTCTTCATCCTTTTCTTCGGGGGGAGGTTTGGGGGCTGGAAGACTCtcttgcaggctacagttctgGGGGAAGCCTAAGTCAGCGGTCCTCTGCCACCCCAGGGGGGTGGGCCTGAGAAGGTCCCGCAAGCCTGCAGGAGTGTTTTACGTTTGCCCAGGAGGGACAGTCTTCTGTGCACCTGGGGTCCCTCCTGACCCATGGATGCCCTGTGGGTGGGGCTCCGGGGCCTGGGTCGAGGGCGGTGCCCTGCGTGGTCCTTCTTATCTCACGGAGTGTCATGTCACAGCACTGGTGTCCCCGTTCTGCAGACCCCGAGAACGGGGCCACAGCTGTGAGGCTGCCTGCCCACTCACTCGCACGCGCTGGGTCTTAGTCTGGGTCGGGCGGCCACTGGGGCCAGAAGAGCCCGCTGCATGAACTGACCGCGTGAGGGTGGGGCCCCGACTGGTGGCTTCAGCCCCTCTTTCTGGTTCCAGGCTCCTCCCCACCCTTCCTTGGACCTTGACTTCTCCAGCTGTGGGCCCTTTCCTCCCTCTCATCCTGCCCCACCCACGGGGGTCTGTGTGtgctcccctggaggggagggggtctGCCGCTCTGGGAAGAACTGGCCATGTGGCCCTTGGCCCAGGAGAGAGTGTGGGTGACAGGGGAGCCGGAGGGTCTTCGGGAGAGGCTTCCGTCACCAGGGAGCCGGAGCGGGAGGAGCAGAGGCCCTCAGCGACAGGGATGAGGAGGTGGAGGGCTGGTCCCAGATCCCACAGGGGGCATTGCTCGTGTCCAACCTGCCGTGCTCAGGACGGCCCAGATGAGGGGTTCGCCGTTACCCATGGTCCACCAGGCCCGGGGCAGCTGGGACACCGTCCGCAAGCCCACGGTCTCTACACACAGGGACAGGCATGGGGCCCAGGCTGCTGTGGGAGGGGACACACAGCTGAGTGTGAGGGCAAAGCCTCCATGTGGCGTGGCTCACAGCGCCCGCCGACCAGCACCCAGGAAGATGGCGTTTCGCACGCAGGGCCCGCCGGCACTGCGCTGTGCGAGGACTGGGCTTCACTCTGCTCCGCtcctggtggggtgggggaggaggggagtgagCGGGGAGGAGCCACTGTGGGTGGTGGGAGCACTGAGGCTCAGGGGTGCCCTGCAGGGTGCCACACAGACAtggtgctggggaggacagcCGGAGCAGGACGCGGGCCCGTGCGGACGGGACCCCCCCAGTCCAGGGTCCTGGGCGGAGGAGCCCAGGGAGCAGGAGGGGCCAGATGCCAGGCCGAGCGGACGCAGGTGGAGCGTATAGCGAGGGAGGAAGACCAGAGACGGGGCCGCTGAGGGCAGGGAGTGGACGGGGTCTCAGGCTTTG
This is a stretch of genomic DNA from Budorcas taxicolor isolate Tak-1 chromosome 17, Takin1.1, whole genome shotgun sequence. It encodes these proteins:
- the YDJC gene encoding carbohydrate deacetylase — protein: MARLRVRMVVTADDFGYCPRRDEGIVEAFLAGAVTSVSLLVNGSAAESAAELARRHQIPTGLHANLSEGRPVGPARHGASSLIGSEGFFLGKMGFRRAVAAGEVILAQVREELEAQLSRFRELLGRDPTHVDGHQHVHVLPGVCRVFAEALQACGVLFTRLPLERGVDGCAWLEAPARAFAGAVEQDARAAIGPFVHHGLRWTDVFVGLSTCGRNMSTHRVLEALTRALEGTPTGQAVTAELMAHPGYPSVPPLGGCGEGPDAFSCSLDRLHELRVLTAPALRAQLARDGVQLCTLEDLDRKRPREGAPSKAARETLLEPSPP